In one Halanaerobium saccharolyticum subsp. saccharolyticum DSM 6643 genomic region, the following are encoded:
- a CDS encoding ABC transporter ATP-binding protein, whose translation MQLKINDLTFAYNKKEEKIIENFNLEVQKGEVVALVGVSGSGKSTVLRLTAGLEIPDSGQIIIAGQSVADEHKFIAAEKREVGMVFQDYALFPHLSVEKNIAFGIDHLSKSKRKTRVKELLKLVNLAGFEKRYPHQLSGGQQQRIALARTLAPGPEILLLDEPFSNLDAELKDKIRKELNEIIKKIGITTILVSHDREDAEFMKAREILMN comes from the coding sequence ATGCAGTTAAAAATTAATGATTTAACTTTTGCTTACAATAAAAAAGAAGAAAAAATAATTGAAAATTTTAACTTAGAGGTTCAAAAAGGAGAAGTTGTAGCTTTGGTGGGTGTCAGTGGTAGTGGGAAAAGTACAGTTCTTCGTCTGACTGCCGGTCTTGAAATACCTGACAGTGGTCAAATTATAATTGCGGGTCAGTCTGTAGCTGATGAGCATAAGTTTATAGCAGCAGAAAAAAGAGAAGTGGGGATGGTTTTTCAGGATTATGCCCTTTTTCCTCATTTGAGCGTAGAAAAAAATATTGCTTTTGGTATTGATCATTTAAGTAAAAGTAAAAGAAAAACTAGAGTCAAGGAGCTTTTAAAGCTTGTAAACTTAGCAGGTTTTGAAAAAAGATACCCTCATCAATTGTCAGGAGGACAGCAGCAGCGAATTGCTCTGGCAAGAACCCTTGCTCCTGGTCCAGAAATTCTACTTTTAGATGAACCCTTTAGTAATCTGGATGCTGAATTGAAGGATAAAATTAGAAAAGAATTAAATGAAATAATTAAAAAAATTGGAATTACAACTATTCTTGTTTCTCACGATAGAGAAGATGCAGAATTTATGAAGGCTAGAGAAATTTTAATGAATTAG
- a CDS encoding FeoA family protein, with protein MPLAMLRPGETACIKEIIGGRTAKGKLTDLGFVNGKTVKVHSSSGGPLIIGLGDNRIAIGRGMAHKVLVDQKGCEN; from the coding sequence ATGCCTTTAGCGATGTTAAGGCCGGGTGAAACAGCCTGCATTAAAGAAATTATTGGTGGAAGAACAGCCAAGGGAAAACTTACTGACCTTGGATTTGTTAATGGCAAGACAGTTAAAGTTCACAGCAGTTCTGGTGGCCCTTTAATTATCGGGCTTGGAGATAATAGAATTGCAATAGGTAGAGGAATGGCTCATAAAGTGTTAGTCGATCAAAAAGGATGTGAAAATTAA
- a CDS encoding DUF2325 domain-containing protein, translated as MSLMIVGADSLGSIKDNVKRLGFEEITHLNGRKKSKFKNFEIPAKTDYVLVMTDYINHAVMRKVKRAAKDRGVSVIYARRSWASIYKKLQRRAAFIQ; from the coding sequence ATGTCTTTAATGATAGTTGGCGCAGATAGTTTAGGGTCGATAAAAGATAATGTAAAAAGATTAGGTTTCGAAGAAATTACTCATCTTAATGGCCGCAAAAAATCTAAATTTAAAAATTTTGAAATTCCAGCTAAAACCGATTATGTACTAGTAATGACTGATTATATAAATCATGCTGTAATGAGAAAAGTGAAGAGAGCCGCTAAGGATCGAGGAGTCAGTGTTATTTATGCTCGGCGAAGCTGGGCTTCTATTTATAAGAAGCTGCAGAGAAGAGCAGCTTTTATTCAGTAA
- a CDS encoding metal-dependent transcriptional regulator, with amino-acid sequence MKVETKINLSESMEDYLEAIFNLIKKNGSARVTGIANYLGIAASSVNQGLKKLNQQGLIKQQKYGPIKLTRDGIQAAEKINCKHQILYLFLHEIIGVNSEIADKDACSLEHALSQESFEKMVKYLIVNDYLDKQNCAFKFIDNREEAKMDINEIKLNEINIGSKADVVKIMSKGRLKRKLMDMGLNRGARVEVKGKAPMGDPIEVKVRGYSLSLRRDEAAEILVKEV; translated from the coding sequence ATGAAAGTGGAAACAAAAATTAATTTATCAGAATCTATGGAAGATTATTTAGAAGCTATTTTTAATTTAATTAAGAAAAATGGTTCAGCTCGGGTAACAGGTATTGCAAATTATCTTGGGATTGCAGCCTCTTCTGTTAATCAAGGGTTAAAAAAGTTAAATCAACAGGGATTAATTAAGCAGCAAAAATATGGCCCAATTAAATTAACAAGAGATGGTATTCAAGCAGCTGAAAAAATAAACTGCAAACATCAAATTCTTTATCTTTTTCTGCATGAAATAATTGGGGTTAATTCAGAGATTGCTGATAAGGATGCTTGTAGTCTTGAACACGCCTTAAGCCAAGAAAGTTTTGAAAAAATGGTTAAGTACCTCATAGTAAATGATTATTTAGATAAGCAAAATTGTGCTTTTAAATTTATAGATAACAGGGAGGAAGCCAAAATGGATATAAATGAAATTAAATTAAATGAAATAAATATTGGCTCAAAAGCAGACGTTGTAAAAATTATGTCAAAAGGCCGTTTGAAGAGAAAGTTAATGGATATGGGATTAAATAGAGGAGCTAGAGTTGAAGTTAAAGGTAAGGCTCCAATGGGTGATCCAATAGAAGTTAAGGTTAGAGGTTATAGCCTTAGTTTGCGCCGGGATGAAGCAGCAGAAATCCTGGTAAAGGAGGTTTAA
- a CDS encoding carbon starvation CstA family protein — protein sequence MASFLISLAVLIIGYFTYGKIVDRIFDSQPERETPAISMEDGVDYMAMDWKKAFLIQFLNIAGLGPIFGAIAGALWGPSAFLWIVFGTIFAGGVHDYLSGMLSIRSGGASISEVIGENLGGTIRQIMRVFSIVLLVLVGTVFMTGPAMLLANLTPGFMGVNIWLVIILGYYFIATFLPVDKIIGKLYPIFGLALLIMALGVGGGLIFGDYNIPNIALNNLHPGELPMWPLLFVTIACGAISGFHSTQSPIMARCTTNEKEGRKIFYGAMVAEGIVALIWAAAAMTFFQGTGGLNEALATLGGPAGVVHEITGTMMGVVGGVLAMLGVIAAPITSGDTAFRSVRLTLSDIFGLEQKSIKNRLLLAIPIFIVGGALSQINFDALWRYFAWSNQTVAMVVLWAGAMWLAKRGKNHWIASIPAFFMTGVSSTYILYAPEGFQLPYSFSVTAGIIIAVVTMGIYIKKISSTHFEEEIMIKEAV from the coding sequence ATGGCATCTTTTCTTATTTCTTTAGCTGTATTAATTATTGGTTATTTTACTTACGGAAAAATTGTAGACCGAATTTTCGATTCACAGCCGGAGCGAGAAACTCCTGCAATTTCAATGGAAGATGGAGTAGACTACATGGCAATGGATTGGAAAAAGGCATTTTTAATTCAATTTTTGAACATAGCAGGTTTAGGACCAATTTTTGGGGCAATTGCTGGTGCTTTATGGGGGCCAAGTGCTTTTCTCTGGATAGTATTTGGTACAATTTTTGCTGGTGGTGTTCACGATTATCTTTCCGGAATGCTTTCTATTCGTTCTGGTGGTGCTTCAATATCAGAAGTTATAGGAGAAAATCTTGGTGGTACAATCAGACAGATTATGAGAGTCTTTAGTATTGTGCTTTTGGTACTTGTAGGAACAGTATTTATGACCGGTCCTGCAATGCTCTTAGCTAATCTAACTCCAGGATTTATGGGAGTTAATATCTGGCTGGTTATTATTCTAGGTTATTATTTCATTGCTACCTTCTTACCAGTTGATAAAATAATAGGTAAACTATATCCAATCTTTGGTCTGGCACTTTTAATTATGGCACTGGGTGTTGGTGGAGGCTTAATTTTTGGTGATTATAATATTCCAAACATTGCTTTAAACAACCTTCATCCTGGCGAACTACCAATGTGGCCTTTATTATTTGTAACAATAGCCTGTGGCGCAATCAGTGGTTTCCATTCAACTCAGTCACCGATTATGGCCCGCTGTACTACAAATGAAAAAGAAGGACGTAAAATTTTCTATGGTGCGATGGTTGCTGAAGGTATTGTAGCCTTAATCTGGGCTGCTGCAGCTATGACCTTCTTCCAGGGAACTGGAGGCTTAAACGAAGCGCTGGCAACTCTTGGTGGACCGGCCGGTGTTGTTCACGAAATTACAGGAACTATGATGGGTGTTGTTGGTGGAGTTTTAGCCATGCTTGGTGTAATTGCTGCTCCAATTACTTCTGGAGATACAGCTTTTAGAAGTGTGCGTTTAACTCTATCTGATATCTTTGGTTTAGAGCAGAAATCTATAAAGAATAGATTGTTGCTTGCTATTCCAATTTTTATTGTTGGTGGAGCCTTATCTCAGATCAACTTCGATGCTCTCTGGCGCTATTTTGCCTGGTCAAATCAGACAGTAGCAATGGTTGTTTTATGGGCCGGAGCAATGTGGCTTGCCAAACGAGGTAAAAACCACTGGATAGCTTCAATTCCAGCCTTCTTTATGACAGGTGTTTCTTCGACTTATATTCTTTATGCACCTGAAGGCTTCCAATTACCTTATTCTTTTTCAGTTACAGCCGGAATTATTATAGCAGTTGTGACTATGGGAATCTATATTAAAAAGATCAGCAGCACCCACTTTGAAGAAGAAATAATGATTAAAGAGGCAGTTTAG
- the feoB gene encoding ferrous iron transport protein B: protein MALNKKERKNTELKVALAGNPNSGKTTMFNELTGSRQHVGNWPGVTVEKKTGSAFYQDYSLEVIDLPGTYSLGAYSEDEVVARDFLTAGDYDIVLNIINSANLDRNLYFTVQLLEMGVDLIAVLNMADEAEKKGIKIDKKKLSQLLGISVVETVASRGKGIDRLLEQTVKNRDLSETALKIDYGQEVENLISETIKMLKEYDFSKQINQRWAAIKLIEHDPEAVKLLEREIGVSKAKKIKSLIAERELKAEDDFDNIIIDRKYEFINKVIAESVQRPKAEDEPENISDKIDAVVTNKYLGIPIFMVVMWSIFKFTFTIGDPLIGYIEAFFEAAGGWIGGLLVGAGVSPLITSFITDGIIGGVGSVLVFIPNIFLLFLAIGILEDSGYMSRAAYVMDKVMSKLGLHGKSFIPMIVGFGCNVPGVMATRTLDSKRDRIISILINPLMSCSARLPVYVVFAGALFSNHASTVVFSLYALGIIMAVIMAGIFNKLLFKGERSHFVMELPPYRFPTLKGVFIHMWEKVGAFIKKAGTIIFSVVVLIWVLANLPLGVEYASAESLIGQFGQLVAPIFEPLGFGSWQAASSLVFGILAKEVVVGTLGVVYAAGEGGLRTALTANFSPLAAYSFLTMVLIYTPCIATLGAIKSETQSWKWPLITASYLFVLAWIVSFLIYQGGMLIGIGI from the coding sequence ATGGCTTTAAATAAAAAAGAAAGAAAAAATACAGAGTTAAAAGTTGCTTTAGCCGGAAATCCGAACTCTGGTAAAACAACAATGTTTAATGAACTAACAGGATCCAGACAACATGTTGGAAACTGGCCTGGAGTTACTGTTGAAAAGAAAACAGGTAGTGCATTTTACCAGGATTATTCTTTAGAAGTAATTGACCTTCCGGGTACATATTCTCTTGGAGCATATTCTGAAGATGAGGTAGTTGCCCGTGATTTTTTAACAGCTGGTGATTATGATATAGTTTTAAATATTATAAACTCGGCTAATCTTGATAGAAATCTTTATTTTACAGTTCAACTTTTAGAAATGGGAGTAGATTTAATTGCAGTCTTAAATATGGCAGACGAGGCTGAAAAAAAGGGAATCAAAATTGATAAAAAGAAATTGAGTCAGCTGCTAGGAATATCTGTAGTTGAAACAGTAGCCAGTCGCGGTAAAGGAATAGACAGGCTTTTAGAACAAACTGTTAAAAATAGAGATTTGTCCGAAACAGCCCTAAAAATTGATTATGGTCAAGAAGTAGAAAATTTAATTTCTGAAACAATAAAAATGCTTAAAGAATATGATTTTTCTAAGCAAATTAATCAACGCTGGGCAGCAATTAAATTGATTGAACATGATCCAGAAGCTGTAAAACTTTTAGAAAGAGAAATAGGAGTTTCTAAGGCTAAAAAAATCAAGAGTTTAATTGCTGAGAGAGAACTTAAGGCAGAAGATGATTTTGATAATATTATAATTGATAGAAAATATGAGTTTATAAATAAAGTTATAGCAGAAAGTGTACAGCGTCCTAAAGCAGAAGATGAGCCAGAAAATATTTCTGATAAAATAGATGCAGTAGTAACCAATAAATATTTAGGAATTCCAATTTTCATGGTGGTAATGTGGTCCATTTTTAAATTTACATTTACTATTGGTGATCCACTGATTGGTTATATAGAGGCCTTTTTCGAAGCAGCAGGTGGTTGGATTGGAGGTCTGTTAGTTGGGGCAGGAGTTTCACCATTAATTACTTCTTTTATTACTGATGGTATAATTGGTGGTGTAGGTTCAGTACTAGTTTTCATTCCAAATATTTTCTTATTATTTTTGGCGATTGGTATTTTAGAGGACAGCGGTTACATGTCCAGAGCAGCTTATGTAATGGATAAAGTAATGAGTAAGCTCGGACTGCATGGGAAATCATTTATTCCTATGATTGTTGGCTTTGGTTGTAATGTTCCCGGAGTAATGGCTACTAGGACTTTAGACAGTAAGCGGGATCGCATAATTTCTATTTTAATCAATCCGCTGATGTCCTGTTCGGCTAGATTACCTGTTTATGTGGTTTTTGCTGGTGCTTTATTTTCCAATCATGCGAGCACAGTGGTTTTCTCACTTTATGCCTTAGGTATTATAATGGCAGTAATTATGGCAGGTATTTTCAATAAGCTATTATTTAAAGGTGAGCGTTCTCATTTTGTAATGGAATTACCTCCTTACAGATTTCCAACTTTAAAAGGTGTTTTTATTCATATGTGGGAAAAAGTTGGAGCTTTTATCAAAAAAGCAGGAACAATTATTTTTTCAGTTGTAGTTTTAATCTGGGTTTTAGCTAACTTACCACTTGGAGTAGAATATGCATCTGCAGAAAGTTTGATTGGTCAATTTGGGCAGCTGGTAGCTCCAATTTTTGAACCATTAGGATTTGGCAGCTGGCAGGCAGCATCATCACTTGTTTTTGGTATTTTAGCAAAAGAGGTAGTTGTTGGTACATTAGGAGTTGTTTATGCAGCAGGTGAAGGAGGTCTGAGAACAGCCTTAACAGCAAATTTCAGCCCACTGGCGGCATATTCTTTCTTAACTATGGTTCTGATTTATACTCCATGTATAGCAACACTTGGTGCAATAAAATCTGAAACTCAGAGCTGGAAATGGCCCTTAATTACAGCCTCATACTTATTCGTTTTAGCCTGGATAGTATCCTTTTTAATCTATCAGGGTGGTATGCTGATTGGAATTGGGATTTAA
- a CDS encoding EAL and HDOD domain-containing protein produces the protein MENIMVGRQPILDKKENLFAYELLFRSPKNNEIFDGEKATAEVIMNSLESIGLPNLTQNKPAFINFNTKMIKNKIFDILSSDSIYIEILETVEVDEEILSICKELKSQGFKIVLDDFEFKESLIELVKIADIIKIDFLNTTKKVRKETLYLIKSKYNKDVKFLAEKIENYSHLKEAKKFDYDYYQGFYFTKPDIISGRKVEPFKQSYVNILEELNKEYPDFRQIENYIKQDLSMSYSLLRLVNSAAYGYDINSIRQGIVLLGVDKLKKWSLLYSFKSLNSKKPDILLITSLTRAYFAESLKQHLDIDEDLFILGMFSLINAYLDRDLKDVLPLISMKSKFKDALISKEGKLGEVIKIIEIYEKSNWQDLNKYSLDKKAVSNDYLEAIENAEEIFEITY, from the coding sequence ATGGAAAATATAATGGTGGGTCGACAACCTATATTAGATAAAAAAGAAAATTTATTTGCTTACGAATTGTTGTTTAGATCACCCAAAAATAATGAAATTTTTGATGGCGAGAAGGCTACTGCAGAAGTTATAATGAATAGTTTAGAATCAATTGGTCTCCCTAATTTAACTCAAAACAAGCCAGCTTTTATTAATTTTAATACAAAAATGATTAAAAACAAAATATTTGATATATTATCAAGTGATTCTATTTATATTGAAATACTAGAAACTGTTGAAGTTGATGAAGAAATTTTATCAATTTGTAAAGAATTGAAAAGTCAAGGGTTTAAAATAGTGTTAGATGATTTTGAATTCAAAGAATCACTAATAGAACTTGTTAAAATTGCTGATATTATTAAAATTGATTTTTTGAACACGACTAAAAAAGTTAGAAAAGAAACTCTATATTTAATTAAAAGTAAATATAACAAAGATGTAAAATTTTTGGCTGAAAAAATAGAAAATTATTCACACCTAAAAGAAGCGAAAAAATTTGATTATGATTATTACCAAGGTTTTTATTTTACTAAGCCAGATATCATATCTGGTAGAAAAGTAGAACCTTTTAAACAAAGTTATGTTAATATATTAGAAGAGTTAAATAAAGAATATCCAGATTTTAGACAAATAGAAAATTATATAAAACAAGACTTATCTATGTCTTATAGTCTTTTAAGACTTGTAAATTCAGCTGCGTATGGATATGACATTAACTCAATTAGACAGGGAATAGTGCTTTTAGGGGTGGATAAGTTAAAAAAATGGAGTCTCCTATATTCTTTTAAAAGTTTAAACAGTAAAAAACCAGATATTTTATTAATTACATCGTTAACAAGAGCTTATTTTGCTGAATCACTTAAGCAGCATTTAGATATAGATGAAGATTTATTTATACTTGGAATGTTTTCTCTAATAAATGCATATTTAGATAGAGATTTAAAAGATGTTCTTCCTCTGATATCAATGAAATCAAAGTTTAAAGATGCTTTAATTTCCAAAGAAGGTAAATTAGGCGAGGTTATAAAAATAATTGAGATTTACGAAAAGTCGAATTGGCAAGATTTAAATAAATATTCTTTAGATAAAAAAGCAGTTTCTAATGATTATCTCGAGGCAATAGAAAATGCTGAAGAAATTTTTGAGATTACTTATTAA
- a CDS encoding LytR/AlgR family response regulator transcription factor yields the protein MIKTMIVEDEKLARDELKFLIEKDPDLEVLYEIADGEKALKVLKENTVDLLFLDIQIPAISGIEIARILNKQKNSPYIIFTTAYDEYAVEAFQLSAVDYLLKPISDQRLAESLDRAKKEIYANHTFNQKLDNLFANLNDSKQKECLNKIAVMEKDYYLMLNFADIYYFSTKDKKVWAHCHKKSYMTSFQLKELEKMLPEQFFRIHKSYIVNLKHIKAVIPWFKGKYQVLMEDYSEHKIPVSRSKVDQINKLLNLK from the coding sequence ATGATCAAAACAATGATTGTCGAAGATGAAAAACTAGCGCGAGATGAATTGAAATTCTTAATTGAAAAAGATCCTGATTTGGAAGTACTTTATGAAATAGCAGATGGAGAAAAAGCACTTAAAGTTTTAAAAGAAAATACTGTTGATCTGCTTTTTTTAGATATTCAAATCCCTGCTATTAGTGGAATTGAAATAGCTAGAATTTTAAATAAGCAAAAAAATTCCCCCTATATTATATTTACTACCGCTTATGATGAATATGCAGTTGAAGCGTTCCAACTTTCTGCAGTTGATTATCTTTTAAAACCAATTAGTGATCAACGTCTAGCAGAAAGTTTAGACCGAGCAAAAAAAGAAATCTATGCTAATCACACTTTTAATCAGAAGTTGGATAATTTATTTGCAAATCTCAATGACTCAAAACAAAAAGAATGTTTAAATAAAATTGCTGTTATGGAAAAAGATTATTATTTAATGCTAAATTTTGCAGATATCTACTATTTTTCTACCAAAGATAAAAAAGTATGGGCTCACTGTCATAAAAAATCCTATATGACAAGTTTTCAGCTCAAAGAGTTGGAAAAAATGCTGCCAGAACAATTTTTTAGAATCCATAAGAGTTATATTGTTAATCTTAAACACATCAAAGCTGTTATCCCTTGGTTCAAAGGTAAGTATCAAGTTTTAATGGAAGATTATTCAGAACATAAAATTCCAGTTAGCAGATCTAAGGTTGATCAAATTAATAAACTCTTAAATCTTAAATAA
- a CDS encoding ABC transporter permease: MQLLKKLKKASPGWFLLTAIIITMLLIPNLNIIVNLFGAAGENWEHVRDYLLINYFQNSLILVLATGLLAAFLGAGLAWLIAAYDFPGRDFLSWGLILPLAIPPYIGAYVYQGMFSYTGPLQTFLRNNFQINLNQKYFDFMNLKGAIFIYTIFLFPYVFLMTKAFLAKQSASLLESSRLLGKRDSTIFFKIILPLSRGAVVAGSSLVMMEVLNDYGVVKYFGISTFTTAIFKSWFGMGDLPTSVRLAVMAMLVIFVLLFLEKLLRGGRKYSYSTSNIRPLSRRKLEGSKKIMAQFFTYGIFFFGFLLPTAQLLYWSFLSRGGELIETFNFAFTSILTGSGAAVLILIGAIIIATTARMSSNFISNILARITILGYSIPGAVIAVGILLFMLKLDELLIFLQTGFGIGTNIILSSTLVMLIFAYAVRFMGIAFNSVNSGYEKIGESYFEASRTLGKGVTETFFKIDLPMLKPALMSGFLLVFIEIMKELPLTMILRPFNFDTLATKAFEYASDEMIYRAADLSLVLIFFSAAAIYLITHRSKRRKK; this comes from the coding sequence ATGCAGCTGTTAAAAAAGTTAAAAAAAGCTTCGCCTGGTTGGTTTCTGCTGACAGCGATAATTATAACCATGTTATTGATTCCAAACCTTAATATTATTGTTAATTTATTTGGAGCAGCAGGTGAAAACTGGGAGCATGTAAGAGATTATTTACTGATTAATTACTTTCAAAACTCTCTAATATTAGTTCTTGCTACCGGTTTACTTGCAGCATTTTTAGGAGCGGGCTTAGCTTGGTTAATAGCTGCTTATGATTTTCCAGGTAGGGATTTCTTGAGCTGGGGGTTAATTTTACCTCTAGCCATTCCACCTTATATTGGCGCCTATGTTTACCAGGGAATGTTTAGCTACACTGGACCTCTACAGACATTTTTGCGCAATAACTTTCAGATTAATTTAAATCAAAAATATTTTGATTTTATGAACTTAAAAGGTGCTATCTTTATCTATACAATTTTTCTTTTTCCTTATGTTTTTTTAATGACTAAAGCCTTTCTGGCAAAACAATCAGCTTCTTTACTGGAAAGTTCAAGGCTTTTAGGCAAAAGAGACAGCACTATCTTTTTTAAAATCATTCTACCTCTTTCTAGAGGAGCAGTAGTTGCCGGCAGCAGTCTGGTGATGATGGAGGTTTTAAATGATTATGGTGTTGTTAAATATTTTGGTATCAGCACTTTTACCACAGCAATTTTCAAAAGCTGGTTTGGAATGGGAGATCTACCAACTTCTGTCAGACTGGCAGTAATGGCGATGCTGGTGATTTTTGTTCTTCTCTTTTTAGAAAAGCTGCTGCGGGGAGGCAGAAAATACAGCTATTCCACTTCAAATATTAGACCTTTAAGCAGAAGAAAACTGGAAGGCAGCAAAAAAATAATGGCTCAATTTTTTACTTATGGGATTTTCTTTTTTGGTTTTTTACTTCCAACTGCTCAGCTTTTATACTGGAGCTTTTTAAGCAGAGGTGGAGAATTGATTGAAACTTTTAATTTTGCCTTTACTTCAATTTTAACTGGTAGTGGTGCAGCAGTTTTAATTCTGATCGGAGCGATTATAATTGCAACAACAGCTCGCATGAGTTCTAATTTTATATCCAATATTTTAGCAAGGATTACAATTCTGGGTTATTCAATTCCCGGTGCTGTAATTGCTGTAGGAATTTTACTTTTTATGTTGAAGCTTGATGAGCTTTTAATTTTTCTTCAGACAGGATTTGGCATAGGAACGAATATTATTTTAAGCAGTACTTTAGTTATGTTGATTTTTGCTTATGCAGTGCGCTTTATGGGGATTGCTTTTAATTCAGTTAACAGTGGTTATGAAAAAATAGGTGAAAGTTATTTTGAAGCTTCGAGAACACTGGGCAAAGGGGTAACCGAAACATTTTTCAAAATTGATTTACCAATGCTGAAACCAGCTTTGATGAGTGGATTCTTACTTGTTTTTATAGAAATAATGAAGGAATTACCGCTGACTATGATTTTAAGACCCTTTAATTTTGACACTCTAGCTACTAAGGCCTTTGAATATGCTTCTGATGAGATGATTTATCGTGCAGCTGATTTATCACTTGTTTTAATTTTCTTTTCAGCAGCAGCTATTTATTTAATTACTCATCGAAGTAAAAGGAGGAAAAAATAA
- a CDS encoding Fe(3+) ABC transporter substrate-binding protein, whose translation MKKLIIITILFSLVVGLGTAALAAEEVNLYTNRHYDTDEEILNRFTEETGIEVNVLKGDSDQLIERIAREGKNSPADLLITADAGRLHRAKERDILQSVSTKKLAQNVPDNLKDTSNHWYGLTMRGRVIVYAKDRVDPAELGGYADLTSAKWKNEILVRSSANIYNQSLLASLVAIYGEDWAEEWAAGVVDNMARKPQGNDRAQATAVAAGEGDLAIMNTYYLGKMINSDNPAEVEVAKNVGIHFPDGENGTHINVSGAGVVKNAPNKENAVKLLEYLSSASAQEFFASANYEYPVNPKVEASELLQSWGDFEPQNINLTELGIHNQTAVRIFNRVGWQ comes from the coding sequence ATGAAAAAATTAATTATAATTACCATTTTATTTAGTTTAGTTGTTGGTCTGGGGACAGCTGCGCTTGCAGCAGAAGAGGTAAATTTATATACAAATCGTCATTATGATACTGATGAGGAAATTTTGAACCGTTTTACTGAAGAAACAGGGATTGAAGTTAATGTTCTCAAGGGTGATTCTGACCAGTTAATCGAAAGAATTGCCAGAGAAGGGAAAAACTCCCCTGCTGATCTTTTAATCACTGCAGATGCAGGTAGATTACATAGAGCAAAGGAAAGAGATATTTTACAGTCAGTAAGTACCAAAAAGCTTGCTCAAAATGTACCTGACAATTTAAAAGATACATCTAATCATTGGTATGGATTAACAATGAGAGGAAGAGTTATAGTTTATGCCAAAGATCGGGTTGATCCCGCTGAACTGGGTGGATATGCAGATTTAACTTCAGCTAAATGGAAAAATGAAATTTTGGTTAGGTCATCTGCAAATATTTATAATCAGTCTCTCTTAGCTTCTTTAGTTGCAATTTATGGAGAAGATTGGGCTGAAGAATGGGCCGCTGGAGTTGTTGATAATATGGCCAGAAAACCACAGGGTAATGATCGAGCCCAGGCCACAGCAGTAGCAGCTGGTGAAGGTGATCTGGCAATTATGAACACCTATTATTTAGGTAAAATGATTAATTCTGATAACCCAGCTGAGGTTGAGGTAGCTAAAAATGTAGGTATCCACTTTCCAGATGGTGAAAATGGGACCCATATTAATGTAAGTGGAGCTGGTGTTGTTAAGAATGCACCAAACAAAGAGAATGCTGTTAAGCTTTTAGAATATCTGAGTTCAGCTTCAGCACAGGAATTTTTTGCTTCAGCTAATTATGAATATCCAGTTAACCCAAAAGTTGAGGCTTCTGAGCTGCTGCAGTCCTGGGGAGATTTCGAACCACAGAATATTAACTTAACTGAGCTAGGGATTCACAACCAGACAGCAGTTAGAATTTTTAATAGAGTTGGCTGGCAGTAA